A single window of Chloracidobacterium thermophilum B DNA harbors:
- a CDS encoding bifunctional serine/threonine-protein kinase/formylglycine-generating enzyme family protein, with the protein MAKQPELTSDAIEQTRLAASAGALTGELTDQTQVSVTETGAGAQTDLVVEHTIQLGTGPVDQRETARAQPPSTQPVGMETTSPPRQRPVEGLAIGQRFQGKYEILRLLGVGGMGRVYKARHCELDTLVAIKIMVGSLSSDREAIERFKREARAMARVQHPNAVRVLDSGVEQGDCYLIMEFLEGETLREHMTRLRQQGTSPSLETIIRYAEQVFAVLEFMHRQNITHRDLKPDNIFLARTPDGEEIVKVLDFGIAKIQTATVVGMTTEGTMMGTPRYMSPEQCRGAAIDGRADIYSMGVVLYEMLAGQPPFDGDTAIAVALKHVNEPPPPLRELNPNVPEAVAAVIHRALEKSPSQRFRTAQEFSQALLKAAGLAPAQPGLPAAVAPSLGIPSEDVPTLKRPADSGDTRPYGSGLPLDEGAAKRPNWFLAAAAGIIVLGLIVVGVQLSWQSVSQPASPVTSPSPSAPAAPKVLENFILIPAGTFTMGRDAGPDDFTSDKRVPADETPAHQVTVPAFYLAKYETTNAEYKRFVAATGHRAPRSWKQGNYYPPGQDDFPVTDISWQDAVAYCDWLTKTNGEGITFRLPTEAEWEYAARGTDGRLFPWGSFWRDGTANTRQAKGTNEVLLLPVNVEPNNTRDKSAFGVFGMGGNVCEWTASDFAPYPGSPYRPTGRDLECKVYRGGHFASPLSDALASSRKWTLPDKTQEFLGFRVAATPAQP; encoded by the coding sequence ATGGCCAAGCAACCTGAGTTGACATCCGATGCCATCGAGCAAACCCGCCTTGCGGCATCAGCCGGCGCTCTGACGGGGGAGCTGACTGACCAAACCCAAGTCTCTGTCACAGAAACTGGTGCCGGGGCGCAAACTGACCTGGTGGTGGAGCACACCATCCAGCTTGGCACAGGGCCGGTGGACCAGCGGGAAACCGCCCGGGCCCAGCCGCCTTCCACTCAACCCGTCGGCATGGAGACAACCTCTCCTCCAAGACAACGTCCGGTCGAAGGGCTGGCTATCGGGCAACGCTTCCAGGGCAAGTACGAAATCCTCCGGCTGCTTGGCGTCGGCGGCATGGGGCGGGTCTATAAGGCACGTCACTGCGAACTCGATACGCTTGTCGCCATCAAAATCATGGTCGGCAGCCTGTCGAGTGACCGTGAAGCCATCGAGCGTTTCAAGCGTGAGGCCCGGGCAATGGCGCGCGTCCAGCATCCCAATGCCGTACGGGTGCTCGATTCCGGCGTCGAGCAGGGGGATTGCTACCTCATCATGGAGTTCCTCGAAGGCGAAACGCTCCGGGAACACATGACGCGCCTGCGCCAGCAGGGCACATCCCCTTCGCTGGAAACCATCATCCGCTACGCCGAACAGGTTTTTGCCGTGCTGGAGTTCATGCACCGGCAAAACATCACGCACCGCGACCTCAAACCCGACAACATCTTTCTGGCCCGCACGCCTGACGGAGAAGAAATCGTCAAGGTGCTCGACTTCGGGATTGCCAAAATCCAGACCGCAACCGTGGTCGGCATGACGACCGAGGGTACGATGATGGGCACACCGCGCTACATGTCCCCGGAACAGTGCCGTGGGGCGGCCATTGACGGACGTGCGGACATCTACTCCATGGGCGTCGTGCTCTACGAAATGCTGGCCGGTCAACCACCCTTCGACGGCGACACGGCCATTGCCGTCGCCCTCAAACACGTCAATGAGCCGCCACCCCCACTGCGGGAACTCAACCCCAACGTTCCCGAAGCCGTGGCCGCCGTCATCCACCGCGCCCTTGAAAAATCGCCCAGTCAACGTTTCCGCACGGCGCAGGAATTTTCGCAGGCGCTTCTGAAAGCCGCCGGACTGGCACCGGCACAGCCGGGATTACCGGCGGCCGTCGCCCCTTCCCTTGGGATTCCGAGCGAGGACGTGCCTACGCTGAAGCGACCGGCCGACAGCGGGGACACGCGCCCCTACGGCAGCGGTCTGCCGCTGGACGAAGGTGCGGCCAAGCGGCCCAACTGGTTCCTTGCCGCCGCCGCCGGCATCATTGTCTTGGGACTGATCGTTGTCGGTGTACAACTGTCTTGGCAATCTGTGTCCCAGCCGGCTTCACCTGTTACATCCCCGTCCCCAAGTGCCCCGGCAGCGCCCAAGGTGCTGGAAAACTTCATCCTCATTCCGGCGGGAACCTTCACCATGGGGCGCGATGCCGGCCCGGACGATTTCACCTCCGACAAGCGCGTGCCGGCGGATGAAACCCCTGCCCACCAGGTCACGGTCCCGGCTTTTTATCTGGCGAAGTATGAGACGACCAATGCCGAGTACAAACGCTTTGTTGCAGCAACGGGCCACCGGGCACCGCGAAGCTGGAAGCAGGGCAACTATTATCCGCCCGGACAGGACGATTTCCCAGTCACAGATATCTCCTGGCAGGACGCGGTAGCCTACTGCGACTGGCTTACGAAGACGAACGGCGAAGGCATTACCTTCCGCCTGCCTACTGAAGCTGAATGGGAATACGCCGCACGTGGCACAGACGGGCGTCTTTTCCCGTGGGGCAGCTTCTGGCGCGATGGCACCGCCAACACCCGGCAGGCGAAAGGCACCAACGAGGTACTGCTGCTGCCAGTCAATGTCGAGCCGAACAACACCCGCGACAAAAGCGCCTTTGGCGTCTTTGGCATGGGGGGCAACGTGTGTGAGTGGACGGCATCCGATTTCGCGCCGTATCCCGGCAGCCCCTACCGCCCGACCGGGCGTGATCTTGAATGCAAGGTGTATCGCGGCGGCCACTTTGCCTCACCGCTCAGCGATGCCCTCGCCTCCAGCCGCAAATGGACCTTGCCCGACAAAACCCAGGAATTCCTTGGCTTTCGTGTCGCCGCTACCCCGGCGCAACCATGA
- a CDS encoding PEGA domain-containing protein, with product MKTVTHLLHSLLALLTVLAVSGPSATAQKEAGVIVEKKVRTANYRPPSVGSLMVASNTPTGEVLLNGQPSGQLTDARFMKRLNPGRYRLEVRAADYLPFSREVTITAGRAEAVIAELKPNFATLSLPNLRLRPTPKPAVFVDGQPLDEGRWRLDGQRLEARISPPGTRTILVRQGTRVVYRGTLKLEAAAAKVEVAEPPKAILRIESLPTARVYADDVYCGDVSADGTLVIDQLSPDETHRLRIEAERYRTFETDLTVTTEQPTLLRARLEAIIEFADNFTNLYKWDAPPGWAVENQLLRVSGPAFAVGLPKDVGFRGCEINFDLRVAQGGRAAWIVRGRDERNGYLFILEAPTPTTSRLDTYLYRDGAIGTPVQSDPLPLRFEARKWNRIRIVAHDNKISHLITPSDSPDEISVALFQDRDKLFPYGAPGFVSLPDATFYVGGFVVCPEGANCRPEIR from the coding sequence TTGAAAACCGTCACTCACCTTCTGCATTCCCTGCTCGCATTGCTCACCGTTCTGGCCGTCAGCGGCCCGTCTGCAACGGCCCAGAAAGAAGCCGGTGTCATCGTCGAGAAAAAAGTCAGGACGGCGAACTATCGCCCCCCTTCCGTCGGGTCGCTCATGGTCGCCAGCAACACCCCAACGGGCGAAGTACTGCTCAACGGCCAGCCCAGCGGACAGTTGACCGATGCCAGGTTCATGAAGCGGCTCAATCCGGGACGTTATCGGCTTGAAGTCCGTGCCGCCGACTACCTGCCCTTCTCCCGCGAAGTCACCATCACGGCCGGACGCGCGGAAGCCGTCATTGCCGAACTCAAACCCAACTTCGCCACCCTTTCCCTGCCAAACCTGCGCCTGCGCCCAACGCCCAAGCCGGCCGTTTTCGTGGACGGCCAACCCCTGGACGAAGGACGGTGGCGGTTGGACGGCCAGCGGCTGGAAGCACGCATCAGCCCACCGGGCACACGCACCATCCTGGTCAGGCAGGGAACGCGCGTCGTCTATCGGGGAACCCTCAAACTGGAAGCGGCTGCAGCCAAGGTTGAAGTCGCCGAACCGCCGAAAGCCATCCTCCGCATTGAGTCGCTACCTACGGCCCGCGTCTATGCCGACGACGTGTACTGCGGAGATGTTTCAGCCGACGGCACGCTGGTGATTGACCAGCTTTCACCCGATGAAACCCACCGGCTGCGCATCGAGGCCGAACGCTACCGGACGTTTGAAACCGACCTCACCGTGACAACCGAGCAACCGACCCTGCTGCGCGCCCGCCTGGAAGCCATCATCGAGTTTGCAGACAACTTCACCAACCTCTACAAGTGGGACGCCCCGCCCGGTTGGGCCGTGGAAAACCAGCTTCTGCGTGTCAGTGGCCCGGCATTTGCCGTCGGATTGCCCAAGGATGTTGGTTTTCGCGGCTGTGAAATCAACTTCGACCTGCGGGTGGCCCAGGGCGGGCGGGCTGCCTGGATCGTACGTGGGCGCGACGAACGCAACGGCTACCTGTTCATCCTGGAGGCCCCAACGCCCACGACGAGCCGGCTCGACACCTATCTCTATCGCGACGGCGCTATCGGGACGCCGGTGCAAAGCGACCCCCTGCCGCTGCGCTTCGAGGCGCGCAAGTGGAACCGCATTCGCATCGTCGCCCACGACAACAAAATCAGCCACCTCATCACCCCCAGTGACAGCCCTGACGAAATCTCAGTGGCGCTGTTCCAGGACCGCGACAAGCTCTTTCCCTACGGTGCGCCGGGCTTTGTTTCCCTGCCGGACGCGACGTTCTATGTCGGCGGTTTTGTCGTCTGCCCGGAGGGAGCCAACTGTCGCCCCGAAATCAGGTAG
- a CDS encoding M48 family metalloprotease yields MTNQTALLTAGRAYQDFRLWSGIGAIGWNLMFFTVFILAGGHVALSRALGIEAQPSVGRIVLGLAAFYVLYAAVNAPLELLTGWAAERSFAMTQRTLRHWLMAYLTGVTGQGVMFVLGLTALWQLHQWLPGWWWLAAAGLVAGVSLVLALLQPFLLPPVVRRKPFDAPPVVDAVPPALRSKLPKLVVFTGDADEAVNGGLVGWGPTTQLWISQTTLDKLRPEQVACLLVREVGHLQTGHRTLGVLVSSLWLAAGLAVVAALTNFGLNGGLADLLTLAVGMTWWNFAGLFVLPALGRRSVLAADHFYLAQGGDPQVLRDTLIALAEINRAQPDITGRKQQVFHPLPSLDTRLAHIAKAHSGKNGGQ; encoded by the coding sequence ATGACGAATCAAACCGCTTTGCTGACGGCAGGCCGCGCCTACCAGGACTTTCGTCTCTGGAGCGGAATTGGCGCAATTGGCTGGAATCTGATGTTTTTCACGGTGTTCATCCTGGCCGGGGGACACGTTGCCCTGTCCCGTGCGTTGGGTATCGAGGCCCAGCCTTCGGTCGGGAGGATTGTGCTGGGGTTGGCGGCCTTTTATGTCCTGTACGCCGCCGTCAACGCACCGCTGGAGCTTTTGACCGGCTGGGCAGCAGAACGCAGTTTCGCCATGACGCAGCGCACGTTGCGTCACTGGCTGATGGCTTATCTGACCGGCGTGACCGGACAGGGCGTTATGTTCGTGCTCGGCCTGACCGCCCTGTGGCAGTTGCATCAGTGGCTGCCCGGCTGGTGGTGGCTGGCGGCGGCCGGGTTGGTGGCCGGCGTCTCTCTGGTGCTGGCCCTGCTCCAGCCTTTCCTGCTGCCGCCGGTGGTGCGCCGGAAGCCCTTTGACGCGCCGCCGGTCGTTGACGCGGTGCCGCCTGCGCTACGCTCAAAGCTACCCAAACTGGTGGTCTTCACCGGTGATGCGGATGAAGCCGTCAATGGCGGCCTGGTCGGCTGGGGGCCAACGACGCAGTTGTGGATAAGCCAGACGACGCTTGACAAGCTGCGCCCGGAGCAGGTGGCCTGCCTGCTCGTGCGTGAAGTGGGGCATCTTCAGACGGGACACCGTACGCTGGGCGTTCTGGTGTCCAGCCTGTGGCTCGCTGCCGGGCTGGCCGTTGTGGCTGCACTGACCAACTTCGGGCTGAATGGCGGACTGGCTGACCTGCTGACACTGGCCGTTGGCATGACGTGGTGGAACTTTGCCGGCCTGTTTGTCCTGCCGGCTCTGGGACGGCGCAGCGTTCTGGCGGCAGACCACTTTTACCTTGCCCAGGGTGGTGATCCACAGGTGTTGCGCGACACCCTGATCGCACTGGCAGAAATCAATCGCGCCCAGCCGGACATCACCGGTCGCAAGCAGCAGGTGTTTCACCCGCTACCGAGTCTGGATACCCGCCTGGCCCACATCGCCAAGGCCCACTCCGGGAAGAATGGAGGTCAATGA
- a CDS encoding TetR/AcrR family transcriptional regulator, translating to MARLVASRTADKPPAPASRGENGKHDTILRAAVTVFARNGYFNSKVSDVAREAGVADGTVYLYFKNKDDLLFSIITEMLDSFIVHVRTAIAPLSSPLAQLREIARLHLEMLGRDRDLAVVFEVEIRHSTKFMEEFSTKKLSEYLDLIQQVIEAGQRAGEFRPDINPRIATKVFFGALDEMVTNWILSRRGKPLAAAVEPVLDILLHGFVPHPASVTASPTKE from the coding sequence ATGGCGCGACTCGTGGCCAGCCGTACCGCCGACAAGCCTCCGGCCCCGGCTTCGCGGGGCGAAAACGGCAAGCATGACACGATTTTACGCGCGGCCGTCACGGTCTTTGCACGCAACGGCTATTTCAACTCGAAAGTGTCGGACGTGGCACGGGAAGCTGGCGTGGCGGATGGGACGGTCTATCTGTACTTCAAAAACAAGGACGACCTGCTGTTTTCCATCATCACGGAAATGCTGGATTCGTTCATCGTCCACGTCCGAACGGCGATTGCGCCTCTGAGCAGCCCACTGGCCCAACTGCGCGAAATTGCACGCCTGCACCTCGAAATGCTTGGCCGTGACCGCGACCTCGCCGTGGTGTTTGAAGTCGAAATCCGGCACTCGACGAAGTTCATGGAGGAGTTTTCGACCAAAAAACTGAGCGAATACCTTGACCTTATCCAGCAGGTCATTGAAGCCGGCCAGCGGGCCGGCGAGTTTCGTCCTGACATCAACCCGCGCATCGCCACCAAGGTCTTTTTCGGTGCGCTCGACGAAATGGTGACGAACTGGATTCTAAGTCGTCGCGGCAAGCCCCTGGCGGCAGCCGTCGAGCCGGTTCTGGACATCCTGCTGCATGGTTTTGTGCCCCATCCGGCGTCTGTTACCGCATCACCGACCAAGGAGTAG